The following coding sequences lie in one Mycobacterium sp. Z3061 genomic window:
- a CDS encoding cell division/environmental response transcriptional regulator: protein MTSTNGPSARDSAGKAAGSADSAQSRTQFLTVAEVAALMRVSKMTVYRLVHNGELPAVRVGRSFRVHAKAVHDMLETSYFDAG from the coding sequence ATGACGTCAACGAATGGGCCGTCGGCACGGGATTCTGCAGGTAAGGCGGCCGGATCGGCCGACTCCGCGCAGTCCCGGACACAATTCCTCACCGTCGCCGAGGTGGCGGCTCTGATGCGGGTGTCGAAGATGACGGTGTACCGGTTGGTGCACAACGGCGAGTTGCCGGCGGTTCGGGTCGGCCGGTCCTTCCGGGTCCACGCCAAGGCGGTTCACGACATGCTGGAGACGTCGTACTTCGACGCCGGGTAG
- a CDS encoding 30S ribosomal protein bS22, with protein MGSVIKKRRKRMSKKKHRKLLRRTRVQRRKLGK; from the coding sequence ATGGGTTCAGTAATCAAGAAGCGGCGCAAGCGTATGTCGAAGAAGAAGCACCGCAAGCTGCTACGTCGCACCCGGGTGCAGCGCAGAAAACTTGGCAAGTAA
- a CDS encoding SDR family oxidoreductase, whose protein sequence is MDSSNGQDDGGTGGQQPNADTVHYPKVVLVTGACRFLGGYLTARLVQNPLINRVIAVDAIAPSKDMLRRMGRAEFVRADIRNPFIAKVIRNGDVDTVVHAAAASYAPRSGGTAALKELNVMGAMQLFAACQKAPSVRRVVLKSTSEVYGSSPHDPVMFTEDSSSRRPFRDGFAKDSLDIEGYVRGLGRRRPDIAVTILRLANMIGPAMDTSLSRYLAGPLVPTMFGRDARLQLLHEQDALGALERAAMAGRAGTFNIGADGIIMLSQAIRLSGRIPLPVPGIGVWALDSLRRANRYNEISRDQFAYLSYGRVMDTTRMRSELGYQPKWSTAEAFDDYVRGRNLTPIIDPHRVRSWEGRAIAVAQRWGSRNPIPWAGS, encoded by the coding sequence GTGGATTCGTCGAACGGCCAGGACGATGGGGGAACCGGCGGCCAGCAGCCCAACGCAGACACGGTGCACTACCCGAAGGTGGTGTTGGTCACCGGCGCGTGCCGGTTCCTGGGCGGTTACCTGACCGCTCGTCTCGTGCAGAACCCGCTGATCAACCGCGTCATAGCGGTGGACGCGATCGCGCCGAGCAAGGACATGCTGCGTCGGATGGGCCGCGCCGAGTTCGTGCGCGCCGACATCCGGAACCCCTTCATCGCGAAGGTCATCCGGAACGGCGACGTCGACACGGTGGTGCATGCGGCGGCCGCGTCGTACGCCCCGCGGTCCGGTGGCACCGCGGCGTTGAAGGAACTCAACGTGATGGGCGCGATGCAGCTGTTCGCCGCCTGCCAGAAGGCGCCGTCGGTGCGCCGCGTCGTGCTGAAGTCGACGTCGGAGGTCTACGGGTCGAGCCCGCACGACCCGGTGATGTTCACCGAGGACAGCAGCAGCCGGCGGCCCTTCCGCGACGGGTTTGCCAAGGACAGCCTCGACATCGAGGGATACGTGCGGGGGCTGGGCCGGCGGCGCCCCGACATCGCGGTGACCATCCTGCGGCTGGCCAACATGATCGGCCCCGCGATGGACACCTCGCTGTCGCGGTACCTGGCGGGGCCGTTGGTGCCGACGATGTTCGGCCGCGATGCCCGGCTCCAGCTGCTGCACGAACAGGATGCGCTGGGCGCGCTGGAGCGCGCCGCGATGGCGGGCAGGGCCGGCACCTTCAACATCGGCGCCGACGGAATCATCATGCTGTCACAGGCAATTCGTCTTTCCGGACGAATTCCCTTGCCAGTACCCGGAATCGGGGTGTGGGCCCTGGATTCGCTGCGGCGTGCCAACCGTTATAACGAGATCAGCCGCGATCAGTTCGCCTACCTGAGTTATGGCCGGGTAATGGATACCACCAGAATGCGTTCCGAGCTTGGCTACCAGCCGAAATGGTCGACGGCAGAGGCCTTCGACGACTACGTCCGCGGGCGTAACTTAACTCCCATAATCGACCCTCATCGGGTACGCTCCTGGGAGGGTCGTGCCATAGCGGTGGCGCAGCGCTGGGGTAGCCGAAATCCCATTCCGTGGGCGGGGTCGTAG
- a CDS encoding lysophospholipid acyltransferase family protein codes for MWVNNVAGETRANVIPLHSNRGRVAARRRADQRADATRQHPSLLSDPSGRASAEEIAAVVREIDEHRRVAGGSATGEAPLNDLAQRVAAVAGFFRQRLTGDYSVDEFGFDPHFNDAIVRPLLRFFFNSWFRVEVSGIENIPSEGAALVVANHAGVLPFDGLMLSVAVHDEHPAERDLRLLAADMVFDLPVISSTARKAGHTMACTTDAHRLLASGELTAVFPEGYKGLGKRFEDRYRLQRFGRGGFVSAALRTKAPIVPCSIIGSEEIYPMLTDVKLLARLFGLPYFPVTPLFPLAGPAGLVPLPSKWRIAFGEPIHTADYAPNDAEDPMVTFELTDQVRETIQQTLYRLLAGRRNIFFG; via the coding sequence ATTTGGGTAAATAACGTGGCGGGTGAAACCAGAGCGAATGTTATTCCACTGCACAGTAATCGAGGTCGCGTAGCGGCGCGCCGCCGTGCCGATCAACGCGCCGACGCCACGCGTCAGCACCCCTCGCTGCTTTCCGATCCGAGCGGTCGCGCATCGGCCGAAGAGATCGCTGCCGTCGTCCGGGAGATCGATGAACACCGGCGTGTGGCCGGAGGCTCAGCCACCGGCGAGGCGCCCCTCAACGACCTCGCGCAGCGCGTCGCCGCCGTGGCCGGGTTCTTCCGTCAACGTCTGACCGGTGATTACAGCGTCGATGAATTCGGATTCGACCCGCACTTCAACGACGCGATCGTCCGGCCTTTGCTGAGATTCTTCTTCAACTCCTGGTTCCGGGTCGAAGTCAGCGGCATCGAGAACATCCCCAGCGAGGGCGCCGCGTTGGTGGTCGCCAATCATGCCGGAGTGCTGCCCTTCGACGGCCTGATGCTCTCGGTCGCCGTGCATGACGAGCACCCGGCGGAGCGCGACCTGCGACTGCTGGCCGCCGACATGGTGTTCGACCTGCCGGTGATCTCGTCGACCGCGCGCAAAGCCGGCCACACCATGGCCTGCACCACCGACGCACACCGGTTGCTGGCTTCTGGCGAACTCACGGCGGTGTTCCCGGAGGGCTACAAGGGCCTGGGGAAGCGCTTCGAGGATCGCTACCGGTTGCAGCGGTTCGGCCGCGGTGGCTTCGTCTCGGCGGCGCTGCGCACCAAGGCTCCGATCGTGCCCTGCTCGATCATCGGCTCCGAAGAGATCTACCCGATGCTGACCGACGTGAAGTTGCTGGCGCGACTGTTCGGCCTGCCGTACTTCCCGGTGACCCCGCTGTTCCCGCTGGCCGGACCCGCGGGCCTGGTGCCGCTGCCGTCCAAGTGGCGGATTGCGTTCGGCGAGCCGATTCATACGGCCGACTACGCGCCCAACGACGCCGAGGACCCGATGGTCACCTTCGAGCTGACCGACCAGGTGCGCGAGACGATTCAGCAGACGCTGTACCGGTTGCTGGCCGGCCGGCGCAACATCTTCTTCGGCTAG
- a CDS encoding cyclopropane mycolic acid synthase family methyltransferase → MTEGTQLQPPVEAVQSHYDRSNEFFKLWLDPSMTYSCAYFDENPNIDEPQTKTLEEAQFAKRKLALDKLNLEPGMTLLDIGSGWGSTMRHAVEHYDVNVIGLTLSENQLAHCQQKFDEMDSPRRKEVRLQGWELFDEPVDRIVSLGAFEHFADGAGDAGYERYATFFKKYYSLLPDDGRFLLHSIVVPTAEEGRAMGLKTTMTLLRFISFILREIYPGGKLPQVEQVDRYSTEAGFKIERHHFIGKNYVPTLNTWADALEANKEKAIELKGEQEYETFMKYLRGCSDLFRDGYTNVCQFTLVK, encoded by the coding sequence ATGACAGAAGGCACCCAGCTGCAGCCGCCGGTCGAGGCGGTGCAGTCGCACTACGACCGTTCCAACGAATTCTTCAAGCTGTGGCTCGACCCGTCGATGACCTACAGCTGCGCCTACTTCGATGAGAACCCGAACATCGACGAGCCGCAGACCAAGACGCTCGAAGAGGCACAGTTCGCCAAGCGCAAGCTGGCGCTGGACAAGCTGAACCTCGAGCCCGGCATGACGCTGCTCGACATCGGCAGTGGCTGGGGTTCGACCATGCGCCACGCCGTCGAGCACTACGACGTCAACGTCATCGGCCTGACGCTCAGCGAGAACCAGCTCGCCCACTGCCAGCAGAAGTTCGACGAGATGGACAGCCCACGCCGCAAAGAGGTCCGGCTGCAGGGCTGGGAGCTGTTCGACGAGCCCGTCGACCGCATCGTCTCGCTGGGCGCGTTCGAGCACTTCGCCGACGGGGCCGGCGACGCCGGCTACGAGCGGTACGCCACCTTCTTCAAGAAGTACTACAGCTTGCTGCCCGACGACGGCCGGTTCCTGCTGCACTCCATCGTGGTGCCCACCGCCGAAGAGGGCAGGGCCATGGGGCTCAAGACGACGATGACGCTGCTGCGCTTCATCAGCTTCATCCTGCGGGAGATCTACCCCGGCGGTAAGTTGCCGCAGGTCGAGCAGGTCGACCGTTACTCGACCGAGGCCGGGTTCAAGATCGAGCGCCACCACTTCATCGGCAAGAACTACGTCCCCACCTTGAACACCTGGGCCGACGCCCTGGAAGCGAACAAGGAGAAGGCGATCGAGCTCAAGGGCGAGCAGGAGTACGAGACGTTCATGAAGTACCTGCGCGGCTGCTCGGACCTGTTCCGCGACGGCTACACCAACGTCTGTCAGTTCACCCTGGTCAAGTAG
- a CDS encoding MaoC family dehydratase N-terminal domain-containing protein — protein sequence MTVPQGAEGIIGKHYRQEDHFVVGREKIREFALSVKDENPIHHDEAVAAEAGYDTLPAPLTFLAIAGRRVQLEIFTKFSIPINIARVMHRDQKFKFHRPIVVGDELHFDTYLDSVIQSHGTVLAEIRSEVTDGEGKPVITSVVTMLGEAAQHDADTEATVAAIASIG from the coding sequence ATGACAGTTCCCCAGGGAGCCGAAGGAATCATCGGTAAGCACTACCGGCAGGAAGACCACTTCGTGGTCGGACGCGAAAAGATCCGCGAATTCGCGCTTTCGGTCAAAGACGAAAACCCGATCCACCACGACGAAGCCGTCGCCGCCGAGGCCGGCTACGACACGCTGCCCGCCCCACTGACGTTCCTGGCCATCGCCGGACGACGCGTCCAGTTGGAGATCTTCACGAAGTTCAGCATCCCGATCAACATCGCCCGGGTCATGCACCGCGACCAGAAATTCAAGTTCCACCGCCCGATCGTGGTCGGTGACGAGTTGCACTTCGACACGTATCTGGACTCGGTGATCCAGTCGCACGGCACCGTCCTGGCCGAAATCCGCAGCGAAGTGACTGACGGCGAAGGAAAGCCCGTGATCACCAGCGTTGTCACCATGCTGGGCGAAGCGGCGCAGCACGACGCCGACACCGAGGCCACGGTGGCTGCAATTGCATCCATCGGATAG
- a CDS encoding HAD family phosphatase: MASSEPVSGRVDLEALAADASAERALDDLRATPESERPQPPVDLTAAAFFDVDNTLVQGSSAVHFGRGLAARDYFTYRDVLGFVYAQAKFQILGKENSDDVAAGRRKALAFIEGRSVDELVRLGDEIYDEIIADKIWPGTRELTQMHLDAGQQVWLITATPYELAATIARRLGLTGALGTVAESVDGIFTGRLVGDILHGTGKAHAVRSLAIREGLNLKRCTAYSDSFNDVPMLSLVGTAVAINPDARLRSLARERGWEIRDFRTARKAARIGVPSALALGAAGGALAALASRRQSR, translated from the coding sequence ATGGCTTCCTCTGAACCCGTGAGCGGTCGCGTCGACCTAGAGGCGCTGGCCGCCGACGCCAGTGCCGAACGGGCGCTGGACGATCTGCGCGCGACGCCCGAAAGCGAGCGCCCGCAGCCGCCCGTCGACCTGACCGCTGCCGCGTTCTTCGACGTGGACAACACGCTGGTGCAGGGCTCCTCCGCCGTGCATTTCGGCCGGGGGCTGGCTGCCCGGGACTACTTCACCTACCGGGATGTACTCGGATTCGTTTACGCGCAGGCCAAGTTCCAGATTCTCGGCAAGGAGAACAGCGACGACGTCGCAGCCGGGCGGCGCAAGGCGCTGGCCTTCATCGAGGGCCGGTCCGTCGACGAACTGGTTCGGCTGGGCGACGAAATCTATGACGAGATCATCGCCGACAAGATCTGGCCCGGCACCCGCGAACTCACCCAGATGCACCTCGACGCCGGCCAGCAGGTGTGGTTGATCACCGCCACGCCCTACGAGCTGGCGGCGACCATCGCCCGTCGGCTGGGCCTGACCGGCGCGCTGGGCACAGTGGCCGAATCCGTCGACGGGATCTTCACCGGCCGCCTGGTCGGCGACATCCTGCACGGCACCGGCAAGGCCCACGCCGTGCGCTCGCTGGCGATCCGGGAGGGCCTCAACCTCAAGCGCTGCACCGCCTATTCCGACAGCTTCAACGACGTGCCCATGCTGTCGCTGGTGGGCACCGCGGTCGCGATCAACCCGGACGCCCGCCTGCGCAGCCTGGCCCGCGAGCGGGGATGGGAGATCCGCGACTTCCGCACCGCGCGCAAGGCCGCTCGCATCGGCGTGCCGTCCGCACTGGCGCTGGGAGCGGCGGGCGGCGCGCTGGCGGCTTTGGCGTCCCGGCGCCAATCCCGCTGA